A genomic window from Klebsiella quasipneumoniae subsp. quasipneumoniae includes:
- a CDS encoding GNAT family N-acetyltransferase has translation MAMGNENIVVRLAQDSDIPEVKQLLERYHAKNLAGEQRANGFVTTDMTEQQLNELRSVESGVVIAVDSTCDKVIGLLLGGSWEFLSPWPMFKYMASILNEYHYQGKNLDAVSSYQYGPICVAEEYRGQGVGEMLLEYQRKVFAPRYPVIVTFVNVLNPRSYAFHTRNQFEDVGFFHFNGNKYHMMALPTS, from the coding sequence ATGGCAATGGGCAATGAAAATATCGTCGTGCGGCTGGCGCAAGACTCTGACATTCCAGAGGTGAAACAACTGCTGGAGCGCTATCACGCAAAAAATCTTGCGGGAGAGCAACGGGCGAATGGATTTGTCACCACCGATATGACGGAGCAGCAGTTAAATGAACTGCGTTCAGTCGAAAGTGGTGTGGTGATTGCGGTTGATAGTACATGCGACAAGGTCATTGGCCTGTTGCTTGGTGGATCGTGGGAATTTCTCAGCCCCTGGCCCATGTTTAAATACATGGCAAGTATTCTCAATGAATATCACTACCAGGGAAAAAATCTGGATGCGGTTAGCTCATACCAGTATGGCCCCATCTGTGTCGCAGAAGAGTATCGTGGCCAGGGCGTAGGCGAGATGCTGCTTGAGTATCAACGCAAGGTGTTTGCACCGCGTTATCCCGTCATCGTTACCTTTGTCAATGTGCTGAACCCGCGCTCGTATGCATTTCATACCCGCAACCAGTTTGAGGACGTCGGTTTCTTTCACTTCAATGGCAATAAGTACCACATGATGGCGTTACCGACCTCCTGA